Part of the Sorghum bicolor cultivar BTx623 chromosome 1, Sorghum_bicolor_NCBIv3, whole genome shotgun sequence genome, TTGCTATTagcaaaatatattaaaaagaGGTTTAATAATCTAGTTCTTTGTAGTAACATGCTAGGAGTCGGTGGTCATCTTCACCAAGACCTCATTGATGGAGATGCATGTTTATTTGGTTTGCAATCTTAGCCGCAAGGTTATTGAAAATCGATGGGAGAAGAGCTATCTGGGTGTCGACCCATATCCATGGATTACTTCTCCAAATCTCAAGATGCCAATGCGAGAGTTTTTGTATCAACCATTAGAATAGAGTGTGCTGTAGTTGTTCGATCTATGTTATATACTATACAACAAGGGTTGTCATGCACTAATAATATCAAAGACAGCTCCCTACTCCGTTTGTGTATGTGTGTGTCATCCGATGCTAGAGCTACATTGTTCTAAGAAAAAGAGGACCGGCAACATCTTGCTCTTGCTGCCTCCAAGATGTGAATTGTGGGCTAATAGTGTGATGTTTGTCATGTGAGTTGTATTTTCTCACGACGACATGATGGATGGTGGTATAAGAGAGCACATATAAATAATAAACCTTGACAAAAACTTCATAGTATATACAATAGAGTACAAACCAACACGAGGGATAGATTTTATAAGTTTTTTGTTCGATATAAGAAGATGCATGTTATGCCATTTATAAACTCTTTTGTGTTATGTGTATAGTAGAAGGTCAAAAAGAGAGCGagatactccctctgtctcttAATATATGTCGTCGGAGGCTCAACCCAGTTATCAATGAGAAGGGCAAAAGACCCTGACACCCCTAAATACAATGGACATGCTATCAATACTACTCACTATATCATTTTTCTTACAATAAACAAATTAGCACTCACATCACCTTTTCACAGTTAAACACGCAAATACAGATAAGAATGCATTCGTTGGCTCCTGGCAACGACAAATATTTTGGGACACGCTACTGTTGCCCCGACGACAGATAATATAGGACGGAGGGAGCACTTCATAGGCAAGTATCCCTGAATCGATATACAAATAAGAAATTAAAGAGGGTGTGAATGAAAAAGGtaaatccgacggcccacaagAGCCCAGCCTGAGCCCATAAATCTCCCCCCCTTCCTCCCCGCGCCAGTCCCACCACTCTTGTGTCCTCCTAAAACCCTAACCCCTCCGCCGCCCCTCGGCCTACCagcagctgccgccgccgccatcagcCGGCGAGATGGCGCTGTACCTGCTGTTCGAGTCAGCCTCCGGCTACGGCCTCTTCCACGCGTACGGCATCGATGAGATCGGGCAGAGCGTGGAGGCCGTGCGCTCCTCCGTGCTGGACCTCGACCGCTTCGGCAAGGCCGTCAAGCTCACCGCCTTCAACCCTTTCTCCTCGGCCGTCGACGCGCTCAACCAGTGCAACGCTATCTCCGAAGGTTCCCTCCTCACCACCTAAACACGCAGCCTCGCTGCGAGATGCTTTTGTTTTGACCCGGGTCCCGGGCTTTGGCCTTTCCTTTGGTCAGGGATCATGACCGATGAACTGAGGAGCTTTCTGGAGCTGAACCTGCCGAAGCCTAAGGAGGGAAAGAAGGCCAAATACAGCCTCGGCGTCGTCGAGCCCAAGGTCGGCTCCCACATCTCCGAGGTCACCGGCATCCCCTGCCAGAGCAACGAGTTCGTCCAGGAACTCCTCCGCGGTGTCCGCCTCCACTTCGACCGTTTCATCAACGAGCTCAAGGTATTGCCTTTTACCCTAACCTATGTTTAGAGGCTCAGATTCTGCATTGTAAGTTTCCGGTGTGACTCAAAGTTGCGTGAATATGATTGTGAAGCTTTGCCTGCTGGGCTTGTGTATAGCATATCATAGGCCTTTTTTTTGTAGAGCTGGATGCCTGGTGTGTAATTTGGTTCTCAGATGTTGATTGTCTCAAAATTGTGTGAATATGCTTGCAAAGCTTTGCCTGCTGGGCTTATGCATAGTGTACCATATTTCTAAATTTATTGTGAAGTTGGATGCCTGTTGTGCTTAATTTGTGTTTTCGATGGTGATTGTAGGATTCTGATTTGGGAGTGTGTAATTTGGTTTCCAGATGTTGGTTGTCTCAAAATTGTGTGAATATGCTTGGAAAGCTTTGCCTGCTGGGCTTATGCATAGTGTACCATATTTCTAAATTTATTGTGAAGTTTGGATGCCTGTTGTGCTTAATTTGTGTTTTCGGTGGTGATTGTAGGATTCTGACTTGGAGAAGGCCCAGCTTGGCCTGGGGCATAGCTACAGCAGGGCCAAGGTGAAGTTCAATGTGAATCGTGTTGACAACATGGTGATCCAGGCAATCTTTCTGTTGGATACACTTGACAAGGACATCAATTCCTTCTCCATGAGAGTCAGGTCTGTTCCTTATTCTCATGTAACTGTTTATTTTAACTTTCCGAGAGGCATAATAGGTTGTATTTATAGACATTCTGCTCCAGTAAGAAACTCCTACAATATGAATATGTCAATATGCCCTTACTATTATTATTTATTGCTTTCCCCATAAAACACTGCAGGGAATGGTTCTCATGGCACTTCCCTGAGCTTGTCAAGATTGTGAATGACAATTACCTATATGCCAAGCTTGCTAAGTTCATTGTGAACAAATCTGATTTGGCGGAAAAAGATATTCCGGCTTTGGCTGATATAGTTGGTGACGAGGACAAGGCTAAAGAAATTGTTGAAGCAGCAAAGGCTTCAATGGGTAATGGGATATGATGCAGTCAATTTAGTTTGACTATGCTGTGTTTTCTCTTGTTTGTTTTCTCTTATATGCTTTGTTTTCTCTTGTTTGTTTTCAGGCCAGGATCTGTCACCAGTTGATTTGATCAATGTCCAGCAATTTGCCCAAAGGGTTATGAACCTGTCTGAGTATCGTAAAAACCTTTATGAATATCTTGTGACTAAGATGAATGATATTGCACCCAACCTCACATCGTTGATTGGTGAAGTAGTTGGAGCTCGCCTAATCTCTCATGCTGGCAGTCTTTCAAACCTTGCTAAGTGCGCTGCTTCCACCCTTCAAATACTTGGTGCTGAGAAGGCCCTATTCAGGTTGGTAAATTCTTAAAACATTTTATGGTTTCCCACTGTTTCAATGATTGAGTTAACTTTGTAATTTGAGGTTAGAAAATACTCATATTTGAGTAAATCTTGCTAGTAGGAAGATGTCTCTTACACTTCTTTGTCCACCAGAGCACTGAAAACTAAAGGAAACACACCAAAGTATGGACTTATATTCCACTCCTCCTTTATTGGTCGTGCTTCAACCAAGAACAAGGGCAGAATGGCTCGTTACCtggcaaacaaatgctcaaTTGCTTCACGCATTGACTGCTACTCGGGTTAGTTCTAGGAAGCTCTGTTACTGGACTCTTACGTATGCTAAGTTTGCTTGTTCCAGAAGCATCATCTTAATTGTTTTATATTGTATATTTGACTCCAGAGGCTAGTACCTCTGTCTTTGGGCAAAAGTTGCGCGAGCAAGTCGAGGAAAGACTGGAATTCTATGACAAGGGTGTCGCCCCTCGTAAAAACCTTGATGTGATGAAAGCCGCTATTGACAGTATGGTCAATGACACCTCAATGGATGATGGTAAGCATAGTCTAATTCCATCTTTTAGAAATACAGATTGTTTTCATTTTAATTGCCTGTAGGCATTACACATTGAATTTATGGCTGAGTAATATTTCCTTGTTCTTCAATGTGTGCAGATAACCATAAGACTGATGCATCTGCCAAGAAaagcaagaaaaagaagaccAAGGCTGAGGCTGATGGTGATGCGATGGATGTGGACAAGCCCTCCCACGTTGCTGATGGAGAAGCCGAACCTGGAactgagaagaagaagaagaaaaagaagcatAAGCTAGAGGAGGCACAGGAGGAGAACGGCGCAGCACATGCTAATGGTGGCGCTGAAGAGACCGAGACccccaagaagaagaaaaagaagagccgtGAAGTTTCTGAAGAAGCTGAACCTAAGACGGCCACtgaggggaagaagaagaaaaagaaggccAAGGCTGAGGATGACGAGTAGCCAAGTGATTTGTTGTATTGCGTATGAATCCAAGAGTATTTGTTGAAAACCGAGATAAACACCTAGCTTCTAGTTCATGAGGCGTTTGATGCAATCCAACACAACTATGAAGTTTTCCTATCGTCGTGCTTGTATCTTTTTTATTGGATAGGCTAGTTAACTCTAATGACTGCGTATGATCACGCTGCAAAACAGCAGAACCAAACAGAAGCCCTTTGGTGTACGATTGTTGAGTGCGAAAACTGAGATTTGAAAGCATCTTCAACTGTGTCATGCTCACCATACATGATGCGCACCCAGCATCgaactggccttgtttagatgcgaatttttttggattttgctactgtagcactttcgtttgtttgtgacaaatattatttaattatggactaaagattcatctcatgatttacagctaaactgtgtaattagtttttgtttttatctatatttaatgctttatgcaagtgccacaagatttgatgtgactgagaattttaaaaaccttttggtttttagagtgaactaaacaaggcagcaTTCAACCATTCATGTATCTCATACAGCAAGAGCACCAATAGGGATGAAAACCATCGGTAGGAGGTCAAATCACTTTTaatttcatatattttttttttcgaaaacAAAATCGATATGATGTTGTCGGAAACGAATATGGCACCGATATtttagtaattttgaaaatgttAGAAGTTGA contains:
- the LOC8082289 gene encoding nucleolar protein 56 gives rise to the protein MALYLLFESASGYGLFHAYGIDEIGQSVEAVRSSVLDLDRFGKAVKLTAFNPFSSAVDALNQCNAISEGIMTDELRSFLELNLPKPKEGKKAKYSLGVVEPKVGSHISEVTGIPCQSNEFVQELLRGVRLHFDRFINELKDSDLEKAQLGLGHSYSRAKVKFNVNRVDNMVIQAIFLLDTLDKDINSFSMRVREWFSWHFPELVKIVNDNYLYAKLAKFIVNKSDLAEKDIPALADIVGDEDKAKEIVEAAKASMGQDLSPVDLINVQQFAQRVMNLSEYRKNLYEYLVTKMNDIAPNLTSLIGEVVGARLISHAGSLSNLAKCAASTLQILGAEKALFRALKTKGNTPKYGLIFHSSFIGRASTKNKGRMARYLANKCSIASRIDCYSEASTSVFGQKLREQVEERLEFYDKGVAPRKNLDVMKAAIDSMVNDTSMDDDNHKTDASAKKSKKKKTKAEADGDAMDVDKPSHVADGEAEPGTEKKKKKKKHKLEEAQEENGAAHANGGAEETETPKKKKKKSREVSEEAEPKTATEGKKKKKKAKAEDDE